Proteins encoded together in one Arvicanthis niloticus isolate mArvNil1 chromosome 7, mArvNil1.pat.X, whole genome shotgun sequence window:
- the Sec14l3 gene encoding SEC14-like protein 3 isoform X2: MSRMCCPPCQTLMIIFFFVGSEYMEFRKTMDIDHILDWQPPEVIQKYMPGGLCGYDRDGCPVWYDIIGPLDPKGLLFSVTKQDLLKTKMRDCERILHECDLQTERLGRKIETIVMIFDCEGLGLKHFWKPLVEVYQEFFGLLEENYPETLKFMLIVKATKLFPVGYNLMKPFLSEDTRRKIIVLGSNSWKEGLLKLISPEELPAHFGGTLTDPDGNPKCLTKINYGGEIPKSMYVRDQVKTQYEHSVQISRGSSHQVEYEILFPGCVLRWQFSSDGADIGFGVFLKTKMGERQKAGEMTEVLTSQRYNAHMVPEDGSLTCTEAGVYVLRFDNTYSFVHTKKVSFTVEVLLPDEGMQKYDEELTPV, translated from the exons TACATGGAGTTCCGGAAGACCATGGACATTGATCACATCCTTGATTGGCAACCCCCAGAG GTGATCCAGAAGTACATGCCTGGAGGCCTGTGTGGCTATGATCGTGATGGCTGCCCCGTGTGGTATGACATCATCGGGCCACtggaccccaaagggctgcttTTCTCAGTCACCAAGCAAGACCTGTTGAAGACCAAGATGAGGGACTGTGAACGTATCCTGCATGAGTGTGACCTGCAGACAGAGCGG CTGGGGAGGAAGATTGAAACCATTGTGATGATATTTGACTGTGAAGGTCTGGGACTGAAGCACTTCTGGAAACCTCTGGTGGAAGTGTACCAGGAG TTCTTTGGCCTCCTTGAAGAGAATTACCCAGAGACCCTGAAGTTTATGCTGATCGTGAAAG CCACCAAACTGTTCCCTGTGGGCTACAACCTCATGAAGCCATTCCTGAGTGAGGACACACGGAGGAAGATCATAGTGTTGGGAAGTA ACAGCTGGAAGGAAGGTTTGCTGAAACTGATCAGTCCCGAGGAACTGCCTGCCCATTTTGGGGGGACTCTGACTGACCCAGATGGGAACCCCAAATGTTTAACCAAG ATCAACTATGGCGGGGAGATCCCCAAGTCCATGTATGTGCGTGACCAGGTGAAGACTCAGTATGAGCACTCGGTGCAGATTAGCCGTGGCTCCTCACATCAGGTGGAATATGAGATCCTGTTTCCaggctgtgtcctcag GTGGCAGTTCTCCTCTGATGGTGCAGACATTGGCTTTGGAGTTTTCCTCAAGACCAAGATGGgggagaggcagaaggcaggggaGATGACCGAGGTGCTAACTAGCCAGCGCTACAATGCCCACATGGTACCTGAGGATGGGAGCCTCACCTGCACTGAGGCTGGTGTCT aTGTTCTGCGCTTTGACAACACCTATAGCTTCGTCCATACCAAGAAGGTCAGCTTCACGGTTGAAGTGCTTCTCCCAGACGAGGGCATGCAGAAGTATGACGAGGAGCTCACCCCTGTCTAG